In one window of Arachis ipaensis cultivar K30076 chromosome B06, Araip1.1, whole genome shotgun sequence DNA:
- the LOC107647062 gene encoding uncharacterized protein LOC107647062, with protein sequence MSIFERKSELQHLVVDTHFTGHKLGRSANGRAVSAIILDNKFWDDCFTVCQIVSPLIKLLRLVDADDKPSLGIVYEGMLGSENGIKEMFKHRKSAYQPYTEIINSRWDKHLKKNLHAAAYFLNPDCFFSENYRESPDVMRALLDLVTLHCKVNNLDSVEAMKEIHIYRDRKESFDRPEVVPAAKKLQPDEWWRLFGSSAPCLQKMAVPWPRS encoded by the exons ATGAGTATCTTTGAGCGCAAATCGGAATTACAACATTTGGTTGTTGATACACACTTTACCGGACACAAATTAGGAAGGAGTGCAAATGGGAGAGCTGTGAGTGCAATTATCCTAGACAATAAATTTTGGGATGATTGTTTTACTGTATGCCAAATTGTGAGTCCGTTGATTAAATTGCTGAGGTTGGTAGATGCCGATGACAAACCATCATTGGGGATTGTTTATGAAGGTATGCTGGGGTCAGAAAATGGAATCAAAGAAATGTTCAAGCATAGGAAGAGTGCATATCAACCTTACACAGAGATTATCAACTCAAGATGGGACAaacatttgaaaaaaaatcttCACGCAGCAGCCTATTTCTTGAATCCTGATTGCTTTTTTTCTGAAAATTATAGAGAATCACCTGATGTCATGCGAGCTTTACTTGATCTTGTTACATTGCATTGCAAGGTTAATAATTTAGATTCAGTTGAGGCAATGAAAGAAATACACATATATAGAGATCGAAAGGAAAGCTTTGATAGGCCTGAAGTTGTTCCAGCTGCAAAAAAACTTCAACCTG ATGAATGGTGGAGGTTATTTGGTAGTTCTGCTCCATGTTTACAAAAAATGGCAGTTccttggccaaggtcctag